The Clostridium sp. DL-VIII DNA window TGAAAACAAAACTTGGTATTTATTAGAAGAAGAATAAAAAATCCCACATCCAATTGCTATAATAACCGCTAACACTGCTATTATAATGGCAATTTTTATCTTTCTGTTCTGGGATTTAAACTTTTCTAAAAGCCCCTTAATCTTTTCTAAAAGTTTTTTCATTATTTAGCTCTCCTCACCTTGCTACAATTGTAACCTTGACAATTGATTATAACCGTCTAATAATTTATCTCTTGTCTGAGTTAGAAATTGCAGACTCAAACTCGCTTCTTGATTCTTAATCATTACATCATCAACATCAACATCTTCACCCTTAACAAATTTAGTTGCAGTTGAATCAGCTTGCATCATTTTATCATTAGTGTCATTTAGAGTCTTTGCCAAAACATCTCCAAAACTAACAGATTCTTCGTCTTTGACTTTATTTTTATTATTACTAATACTATCAAATTTGCTGTTAAACAAAATTTCATTTTGTGCAAATTTATCCTCTATTCTCATGCCTTAATCCCCCCTATTTCCCAATTTCTAATGCTTTTGAAAACATACCTTTTAACGCATTAAGCGTATCTACATTTGCCTCATAAGATCTTGTTGCCACCATCATATCTGCCATTTCATTTAATACATTTACGTTTGGCATAGTAACGTATCCTTCTGCATCCGCATCTGGATGAGTTGGATCATACACCTTTCTTAGTGGTGATGGATCTTTTTCTATTTTCACAGCCTTAACCCCTGCCATATCCTTATTCGCATCAAGAGCTTCTTGAAATACAGCTACTTTCCTCACATATGGGCCTGAACCGTCAGCACTTCTTGTGGTACTTGCATTTGCCATATTAGATGATATAGTATCCATCCTTAATCTTTCTGCCGAAAGACCTGTTGCACTTATTTGCATAGAACTAAATGCATTCATTTATATTTCCCCCTTAAATTCAATTTTTCCACCCTAATAAAATACTTACATTTTTTACTTAATAACAGTTTTTAAATTATTAAATTTATTATTTATATCAGTAATCAAAGCATTATACTTTAAAGTATTAGCTGCCTGATTAACTTTTTCAACATCTAAATCGACATTATTCCCATCATTTCTCATGCTAGTACTAGTATCTCTTTCAATTGAAATACCATCTTGAGACTCATCGCCATTAGAAATATGTTCTTTTCTAGTTTTCTTCAATTCTAAACTTGAAGAATTATCTTTATTTAAATTTTCTTCAAATACAACATTGAATCTTTTGTAATTCTTAGTATTAACATTCGCCATATTGTTAGCAATTGCTTTGGCTCTAACATTGGATGCATTAATTCCTAATTTAATTAAATTGTATGTATCATCATTACCCATGAACTGCACTGCCATAAACCCACTCCCTTACCTTCCCTTTACTTTTTGCATAAATATAATAAAAATACCTTATAACTATTAATTTTACATTATTAGTTACTCTTTGTAAAACAAAATATTACCATTTTTTTGTATTACTTTTTTTTAATCTTATTTTTATTTATAAAACCTTATTATTTTCACTATACTCTATATTATAAAATAAATAGATATTTTTATCTATAAATTTTTATAAAAAAAAACTATTTTAATGTAAAAATAACATTTATTTTTAAATCAATATTATCTTTTTGATAAAATATGAAACAAAAAACAATTCATAATTAGTATTATTCAATGTATTTTGATATAATTCATCAATGTGCTCCAGCAATCATCATTTTATTTATATATATATGTTGCAATTGATTTTCTACATTTAACATTTAGATATTTACTTAGCGGATAGACATCCTAAATGTAATTTTATTATTGCAACATATATATATTATATTGAAATTAATTTTACGCATTTTACATCTAGATATTTAATTAGCATATAGCTCTGCTAGCTGTAATTTTATTATTATACAGCATATAGAAAAAAAATGAATATTTGCATAATCCGTCTGGATTATGCAAATATTCATTCTATCACTTCATTTTTACTTTTTTCTATTCATACTAAACATTTTTTTAATTACCTTTAATTTATACACTATCTGGCATTTCCTAATATATTCAAAGCATCTTGAGGGAATTTATTGCTTTGAGCTATTAATCCAATTGATGATTGAATTAATATTTGACTTTTTGAATAATTCATTATTTCTTCAGCAATATCTGCATCTCCAATTGTACTTTGAGCTTTTTGAATAACAATATCCTTACTGCTTAAATAATCCACTGTTCCTTCTAAATTACTCTGTAATGCTCCATATTTGCTTCTTATTCTACTTACCATTTGTGTTGCATTATCTACGGCTTTAATAGAACCACCAACATCATTTATATCTAAACCGCTAATTCCCAAATTAGATGAGCTCACATCAAAAAATGGAATTTCTACACTCTCACCTTCCATATTTCCAATCTCAGTCTTTACCAATTTTGTAGGGTTTTCATTTAATGGTGATGTACTAGTTGAATTTAATTTTACTCCATTAAATTCCGTATTATTTGCTATGTCATTTATGTCCGCTTTAATACTATCAATCTCATTTTGAATAATTTTTTTATCGTCATCTGATAAGCTTCCAGCACCTGCGCTAACAGCTAATTCTTTCATTCGGCTTAAGCTATCGTTAATTTGCTGAAGTGAGCCATCAAAAGTTTGAATCATAGAATTTGCATCTTGAATATTTTTACTAGCTGCATCATTAGTTAATACTTGTATTTTCAAAGTTTCATTTCTTCCTATTTTATCAGGGTTATCTTTAGCAGAATTCAACTTACTTCCAGTACTCACATTATTTAAAGCCTTAGCATTCTCACTTAGTCTACTTTTGTAAGCTTGATATATGCTTAGAGAAAACATATTATGAGATAATCTCACCTTATAAAACCTCCTTTATATCATCATTTAAGCTCTTACATCTATATTAGTACCCTTGCTTGTATCAATAGCCATATTATTATTCATGATATCTGAAATTTGAGTTGTTGCCATTTCAGTGCTGCTATTCATAGCAAGTTTCACAACTGATATAGAGGCTGCATTTTGAACAGCTGATTGATTCATAAGCACTGACATTAAAGCTATATCCATAATATAATCAAATCCTTTCTCTTTAGCTTCTTAAAATTTATTCAAGAAATCTTTAATCTTATCATTAATTTTATTTTCGTAAGTATAATACATATCTTTAGGATATCATTAAAATTATCTATTTTATTCTATTTTTTGCCGGCTCATAATCTCCGCATTTTCTATAATACCCTATAGCTTTTTCAGAAAAGCCAAGAACCTCGTATATAACTCCTATATTATAATAAGCAGCATAAGTTGTTAACCCCTCAACTTTACTATTTACAAATTTAGTACACTGAATAAAACTATTTACTGCCTTTTCGAACATAGCATTATTCATATATATTAATCCCATAAGAAAATGGAAATCGGCTGATTTCGAATACATTTCAAAACAATTTTCTATACTGATGGCATCCGAATATCTACCAGCGTTAATTAATGAATAGCCGTATGTTTCAATTAAATCTTCAACATACTCTAGCTTAAAATTCAACTGAAAAGTTAAAGCCTTTTCAAAATACAAAGCTGAATTTCTGTAATCCTTAAGCATATAATAAGACTTACCCAACTGAAAGTACAGGTATGGATCCTCCGAATCATTTTTTACCGCAGTTTCTAACAAATCAATATTTCTTTTTAATTTATCAGTTTTATTTAAAATCTCTTCCGTATATCCAATATGTTCCACTGTTACATTTAAACTCTCGGTTTCATAATCTTCACTATCTAAAGCTATAATCTGCTCATGAATTATACCTTCATAGTAAAAATACTTTCTATTAAAAAGTCGATTAATTTTTTCTCTGTACTTCTTATTCCCATTGAGATCTTCAATTGCATTTATTCTATTAATCCTGCCAACTCTCTTTTCATTTAGATGACTTTTTATAAATTCTTCTATGTACTTTTTATCAAAATCAATAACAAATTCATCTGCATCTAAAACTAAAATCCAGTCATTCGATGCTTTAGATACCGAAAAATTTCGAGCTTTTGAAAAATCATTGCACCATTTAAAGTCATAAATCTTATCTGTAAAGACCTTTGCTATATCTTTTGTATTATCAGCAGAGCCTGTATCAACTATTATTATTTCATCTACAATTGTTGTTAATTTAGATAAACATTTTTTTAAATTTTCTTCTTCATCTTTAACTATCATACATAAACTCAGCATGTTTAACCTCTACTTCTAATTATTTTTTATATGTAAAGCAGCATCTTATTCTTTTGTATTCCATTTACTCATTAAGTCAATAATACTTTGAGACATGTTATTTGATTGTTTTGACATTGTCTCTGCTGATTGTTCTATAACACTGTTTTTTGTCATTTCCATCATTTCTTTTGCCATATCTGCATCAGATATTCTTGATTCAGCTGAAGTAATGTTGTTGTCATAGTTTCCAACATTGTTTCCTATATGCTCAAGCGCATTTTGATATGCGCCAAACTTACTTCTTTGTTTGGATACTATTTCCATTGCATCA harbors:
- a CDS encoding glycosyltransferase family 2 protein, producing MLSLCMIVKDEEENLKKCLSKLTTIVDEIIIVDTGSADNTKDIAKVFTDKIYDFKWCNDFSKARNFSVSKASNDWILVLDADEFVIDFDKKYIEEFIKSHLNEKRVGRINRINAIEDLNGNKKYREKINRLFNRKYFYYEGIIHEQIIALDSEDYETESLNVTVEHIGYTEEILNKTDKLKRNIDLLETAVKNDSEDPYLYFQLGKSYYMLKDYRNSALYFEKALTFQLNFKLEYVEDLIETYGYSLINAGRYSDAISIENCFEMYSKSADFHFLMGLIYMNNAMFEKAVNSFIQCTKFVNSKVEGLTTYAAYYNIGVIYEVLGFSEKAIGYYRKCGDYEPAKNRIK
- a CDS encoding YjfB family protein is translated as MDIALMSVLMNQSAVQNAASISVVKLAMNSSTEMATTQISDIMNNNMAIDTSKGTNIDVRA
- a CDS encoding flagellin, coding for MRLSHNMFSLSIYQAYKSRLSENAKALNNVSTGSKLNSAKDNPDKIGRNETLKIQVLTNDAASKNIQDANSMIQTFDGSLQQINDSLSRMKELAVSAGAGSLSDDDKKIIQNEIDSIKADINDIANNTEFNGVKLNSTSTSPLNENPTKLVKTEIGNMEGESVEIPFFDVSSSNLGISGLDINDVGGSIKAVDNATQMVSRIRSKYGALQSNLEGTVDYLSSKDIVIQKAQSTIGDADIAEEIMNYSKSQILIQSSIGLIAQSNKFPQDALNILGNAR
- the flgB gene encoding flagellar basal body rod protein FlgB, which gives rise to MAVQFMGNDDTYNLIKLGINASNVRAKAIANNMANVNTKNYKRFNVVFEENLNKDNSSSLELKKTRKEHISNGDESQDGISIERDTSTSMRNDGNNVDLDVEKVNQAANTLKYNALITDINNKFNNLKTVIK
- the fliE gene encoding flagellar hook-basal body complex protein FliE; translation: MRIEDKFAQNEILFNSKFDSISNNKNKVKDEESVSFGDVLAKTLNDTNDKMMQADSTATKFVKGEDVDVDDVMIKNQEASLSLQFLTQTRDKLLDGYNQLSRLQL
- the flgC gene encoding flagellar basal body rod protein FlgC — encoded protein: MNAFSSMQISATGLSAERLRMDTISSNMANASTTRSADGSGPYVRKVAVFQEALDANKDMAGVKAVKIEKDPSPLRKVYDPTHPDADAEGYVTMPNVNVLNEMADMMVATRSYEANVDTLNALKGMFSKALEIGK